Proteins from a single region of Antechinus flavipes isolate AdamAnt ecotype Samford, QLD, Australia chromosome 2, AdamAnt_v2, whole genome shotgun sequence:
- the C2H9orf50 gene encoding uncharacterized protein C9orf50 homolog isoform X1, with amino-acid sequence MLWGHTNLRVQGSEPEGLSHDRRQNFPAVQVTSNEKRRHLGLIPKFQPVSSRYPDPRKYSYFPRRQEQKTPQGQWGLSPDGDVCLSPNIELGSLTPAGQGSRRNLAVHCLPDFTQQVQQKQENLKSKVLSFWGQVNNFQGGNSAHDFPRTKTWATSEREGPQWSIGWGAKDFPSPVLGELLPNRPNVLREPTEKASRNLLQQSTTAFPSLRPSSSVCRYYPPCCTICSASPEVWSKNRQTVKLKPALISSCSDDTSGPQKRFHPFRVRFADESPKDMALRYWERNYEVQRSLLKSPVPYKSPEVIPGKLGIWMEKIPRNGLQQTNLWRDEFIRPGRMDSIPMSFQDLPTDNLKKSPTYSSLHNSPLANLDFSGTRTFQDQGTDPLKKNPTYSSLHIGTSNGVDFSGTRTFQDQGTDPLKKNPIYNSLHTSTSNSIDFSGTRSFQDLPADSPKKSPTFGNLYNSTLANIDFSNSRPFQDLCIDPAKHTSLYTTPVINTDRPRSRTLNTGVSSLNENSPSLWAPRMDTFVPHLMSSNRKGGQTGPYQFFPPLTPLRTQSTNQGSSESPR; translated from the exons ATGCTCTGGGGTCATACCAATTTACGGGTTCAGGGGTCAGAACCAGAAGGGCTTTCCCATGATCGTCGCCAGAACTTCCCTGCTGTGCAAGTTACCAGTAATGAAAAAAGAAGGCACCTGGGGCTGATTCCAAAGTTCCAACCTGTGTCTTCTCGGTACCCCGACCCAAGGAAATACAGTTACTTCCCAAGAAGGCAGGAGCAGAAAACACCCCAAGGCCAGTGGGGCTTGTCTCCAGATGGGGATGTGTGCCTCTCCCCGAACATCGAGCTGGGGTCCCTGACCCCAGCAGGGCAGGGCTCCAGGAGAAATCTGGCTGTCCACTGCTTGCCTGACTTCACACAGCAGGTCCAACAAAAGCAGGAGAACCTGAAGTCCAAGGTCTTATCATTCTGGGGACAGGTCAACAATTTCCAGGGTGGAAACTCAGCCCATGATTTCCCAAGGACAAAGACCTGGGCCACTAGTGAGAGAGAGGGTCCCCAGTGGAGCATAGGCTGGGGAGCAAAGGACTTCCCGAGCCCAGTCCTGGGAGAGTTACTCCCCAACAGGCCTAACGTCTTGCGGGAACCAACAGAGAAGGCCAGCAGAAACCTTCTACAACAGT CGACCACCGCGTTTCCCTCCTTAAGACCTAGCTCCTCAGTCTGCCGCTATTACCCACCTTGCTGTACTATTTGTTCTGCTTCTCCAGAAGTCTG GTCAAAGAACAGGCAAACGGTGAAACTTAAACCAGCTCTTATCAGCAGCTGCTCGGATGACACATCGGGACCCCAGAAACGGTTCCACCCATTTCGGGTGCGCTTTGCAGACGAGAGCCCCAAGGACATGGCACTGCGATACTGGGAGAGGAACTATGAGG tTCAGAGGAGCCTCCTCAAGAGCCCAGTACCCTATAAGTCTCCAGAAGTTATTCCAGGGAAACTGGGGATTTGGATGGAGAAAATCCCAAGGAATGGACTTCAGCAGACGAACTTGTGGCGAGATGAATTCATTCGTCCTGGGAGAATGGACAGCATACCCAt GTCATTCCAAGACCTGCCTACTGATAACCTAAAGAAGAGTCCCACCTACAGCTCTCTGCACAACAGCCCATTGGCCAATCTTGACTTCTCTGGTACCAGGACATTCCAGGACCAGGGCACAGATCCCCTTAAGAAGAACCCCACTTACAGCTCTCTGCACATCGGCACCTCAAATGGTGTTGATTTCTCTGGTACCAGGACATTCCAGGACCAGGGCACAGATCCCCTTAAGAAGAACCCCATCTACAACTCTCTGCACACCAGCACCTCAAATAGTATTGATTTTTCTGGCACCAGGTCATTCCAAGACCTTCCCGCCGATTCCCCTAAGAAGAGTCCTACCTTCGGCAATCTATACAACAGTACACTGGCTAACATTGACTTCTCTAATTCTAGGCCGTTCCAGGATCTCTGTATCGATCCTGCTAAACATACCTCTTTGTACACCACCCCAGTAATCAACACTGACAGGCCACGAAGCCGGACCCTCAACACTGGAGTCTCCTCGTTGAATGAGAACTCTCCTTCCTTGTGGGCTCCTAGAATG GATACTTTTGTACCTCACTTGATGTCATCTAATCGGAAGGGAGGACAGACAGGACCTTACCAGTTTTTTCCTCCACTCACCCCACTTCGGACTCAAAG CACCAACCAAGGCAGCTCTGAGTCTCCCCGATAG
- the C2H9orf50 gene encoding uncharacterized protein C9orf50 homolog isoform X3, whose protein sequence is MLWGHTNLRVQGSEPEGLSHDRRQNFPAVQVTSNEKRRHLGLIPKFQPVSSRYPDPRKYSYFPRRQEQKTPQGQWGLSPDGDVCLSPNIELGSLTPAGQGSRRNLAVHCLPDFTQQVQQKQENLKSKVLSFWGQVNNFQGGNSAHDFPRTKTWATSEREGPQWSIGWGAKDFPSPVLGELLPNRPNVLREPTEKASRNLLQQSTTAFPSLRPSSSVCRYYPPCCTICSASPEVWSKNRQTVKLKPALISSCSDDTSGPQKRFHPFRVRFADESPKDMALRYWERNYEVQRSLLKSPVPYKSPEVIPGKLGIWMEKIPRNGLQQTNLWRDEFIRPGRMDSIPMPFQDLCIDPAKHTSLYTTPVINTDRPRSRTLNTGVSSLNENSPSLWAPRMDTFVPHLMSSNRKGGQTGPYQFFPPLTPLRTQSTNQGSSESPR, encoded by the exons ATGCTCTGGGGTCATACCAATTTACGGGTTCAGGGGTCAGAACCAGAAGGGCTTTCCCATGATCGTCGCCAGAACTTCCCTGCTGTGCAAGTTACCAGTAATGAAAAAAGAAGGCACCTGGGGCTGATTCCAAAGTTCCAACCTGTGTCTTCTCGGTACCCCGACCCAAGGAAATACAGTTACTTCCCAAGAAGGCAGGAGCAGAAAACACCCCAAGGCCAGTGGGGCTTGTCTCCAGATGGGGATGTGTGCCTCTCCCCGAACATCGAGCTGGGGTCCCTGACCCCAGCAGGGCAGGGCTCCAGGAGAAATCTGGCTGTCCACTGCTTGCCTGACTTCACACAGCAGGTCCAACAAAAGCAGGAGAACCTGAAGTCCAAGGTCTTATCATTCTGGGGACAGGTCAACAATTTCCAGGGTGGAAACTCAGCCCATGATTTCCCAAGGACAAAGACCTGGGCCACTAGTGAGAGAGAGGGTCCCCAGTGGAGCATAGGCTGGGGAGCAAAGGACTTCCCGAGCCCAGTCCTGGGAGAGTTACTCCCCAACAGGCCTAACGTCTTGCGGGAACCAACAGAGAAGGCCAGCAGAAACCTTCTACAACAGT CGACCACCGCGTTTCCCTCCTTAAGACCTAGCTCCTCAGTCTGCCGCTATTACCCACCTTGCTGTACTATTTGTTCTGCTTCTCCAGAAGTCTG GTCAAAGAACAGGCAAACGGTGAAACTTAAACCAGCTCTTATCAGCAGCTGCTCGGATGACACATCGGGACCCCAGAAACGGTTCCACCCATTTCGGGTGCGCTTTGCAGACGAGAGCCCCAAGGACATGGCACTGCGATACTGGGAGAGGAACTATGAGG tTCAGAGGAGCCTCCTCAAGAGCCCAGTACCCTATAAGTCTCCAGAAGTTATTCCAGGGAAACTGGGGATTTGGATGGAGAAAATCCCAAGGAATGGACTTCAGCAGACGAACTTGTGGCGAGATGAATTCATTCGTCCTGGGAGAATGGACAGCATACCCAt GCCGTTCCAGGATCTCTGTATCGATCCTGCTAAACATACCTCTTTGTACACCACCCCAGTAATCAACACTGACAGGCCACGAAGCCGGACCCTCAACACTGGAGTCTCCTCGTTGAATGAGAACTCTCCTTCCTTGTGGGCTCCTAGAATG GATACTTTTGTACCTCACTTGATGTCATCTAATCGGAAGGGAGGACAGACAGGACCTTACCAGTTTTTTCCTCCACTCACCCCACTTCGGACTCAAAG CACCAACCAAGGCAGCTCTGAGTCTCCCCGATAG
- the C2H9orf50 gene encoding uncharacterized protein C9orf50 homolog isoform X2 yields MLWGHTNLRVQGSEPEGLSHDRRQNFPAVQVTSNEKRRHLGLIPKFQPVSSRYPDPRKYSYFPRRQEQKTPQGQWGLSPDGDVCLSPNIELGSLTPAGQGSRRNLAVHCLPDFTQQVQQKQENLKSKVLSFWGQVNNFQGGNSAHDFPRTKTWATSEREGPQWSIGWGAKDFPSPVLGELLPNRPNVLREPTEKASRNLLQQSTTAFPSLRPSSSVCRYYPPCCTICSASPEVWSKNRQTVKLKPALISSCSDDTSGPQKRFHPFRVRFADESPKDMALRYWERNYEVQRSLLKSPVPYKSPEVIPGKLGIWMEKIPRNGLQQTNLWRDEFIRPGRMDSIPMSFQDLPTDNLKKSPTYSSLHNSPLANLDFSGTRTFQDQGTDPLKKNPTYSSLHIGTSNGVDFSGTRTFQDQGTDPLKKNPIYNSLHTSTSNSIDFSGTRPFQDLCIDPAKHTSLYTTPVINTDRPRSRTLNTGVSSLNENSPSLWAPRMDTFVPHLMSSNRKGGQTGPYQFFPPLTPLRTQSTNQGSSESPR; encoded by the exons ATGCTCTGGGGTCATACCAATTTACGGGTTCAGGGGTCAGAACCAGAAGGGCTTTCCCATGATCGTCGCCAGAACTTCCCTGCTGTGCAAGTTACCAGTAATGAAAAAAGAAGGCACCTGGGGCTGATTCCAAAGTTCCAACCTGTGTCTTCTCGGTACCCCGACCCAAGGAAATACAGTTACTTCCCAAGAAGGCAGGAGCAGAAAACACCCCAAGGCCAGTGGGGCTTGTCTCCAGATGGGGATGTGTGCCTCTCCCCGAACATCGAGCTGGGGTCCCTGACCCCAGCAGGGCAGGGCTCCAGGAGAAATCTGGCTGTCCACTGCTTGCCTGACTTCACACAGCAGGTCCAACAAAAGCAGGAGAACCTGAAGTCCAAGGTCTTATCATTCTGGGGACAGGTCAACAATTTCCAGGGTGGAAACTCAGCCCATGATTTCCCAAGGACAAAGACCTGGGCCACTAGTGAGAGAGAGGGTCCCCAGTGGAGCATAGGCTGGGGAGCAAAGGACTTCCCGAGCCCAGTCCTGGGAGAGTTACTCCCCAACAGGCCTAACGTCTTGCGGGAACCAACAGAGAAGGCCAGCAGAAACCTTCTACAACAGT CGACCACCGCGTTTCCCTCCTTAAGACCTAGCTCCTCAGTCTGCCGCTATTACCCACCTTGCTGTACTATTTGTTCTGCTTCTCCAGAAGTCTG GTCAAAGAACAGGCAAACGGTGAAACTTAAACCAGCTCTTATCAGCAGCTGCTCGGATGACACATCGGGACCCCAGAAACGGTTCCACCCATTTCGGGTGCGCTTTGCAGACGAGAGCCCCAAGGACATGGCACTGCGATACTGGGAGAGGAACTATGAGG tTCAGAGGAGCCTCCTCAAGAGCCCAGTACCCTATAAGTCTCCAGAAGTTATTCCAGGGAAACTGGGGATTTGGATGGAGAAAATCCCAAGGAATGGACTTCAGCAGACGAACTTGTGGCGAGATGAATTCATTCGTCCTGGGAGAATGGACAGCATACCCAt GTCATTCCAAGACCTGCCTACTGATAACCTAAAGAAGAGTCCCACCTACAGCTCTCTGCACAACAGCCCATTGGCCAATCTTGACTTCTCTGGTACCAGGACATTCCAGGACCAGGGCACAGATCCCCTTAAGAAGAACCCCACTTACAGCTCTCTGCACATCGGCACCTCAAATGGTGTTGATTTCTCTGGTACCAGGACATTCCAGGACCAGGGCACAGATCCCCTTAAGAAGAACCCCATCTACAACTCTCTGCACACCAGCACCTCAAATAGTATTGATTTTTCTGGCACCAG GCCGTTCCAGGATCTCTGTATCGATCCTGCTAAACATACCTCTTTGTACACCACCCCAGTAATCAACACTGACAGGCCACGAAGCCGGACCCTCAACACTGGAGTCTCCTCGTTGAATGAGAACTCTCCTTCCTTGTGGGCTCCTAGAATG GATACTTTTGTACCTCACTTGATGTCATCTAATCGGAAGGGAGGACAGACAGGACCTTACCAGTTTTTTCCTCCACTCACCCCACTTCGGACTCAAAG CACCAACCAAGGCAGCTCTGAGTCTCCCCGATAG